The region TGAGATAGAAGCTTCATTCGCAATGATTCATGGGAGTAAGTGGTTGCTGCTCTTTTGCcacaatttttgttttgattgttttttgtaACAAAAACTTCTCCAATTGATCTTTTTTCATGAAACTCTGTACTTTTGATCTTTACAAGGAATTCAGcaattaaacagtttttttttttttttagttaaaatcACACCGACAAATATAATCAAAGCTCATGGTCGGTCTGTTTTGAAAGGTTTTTACGCTACTGATAATCAATTTCCCTTGGGTTCTGTCCTACCAACGTCGTAGAAGACAAGAAATGGCCTTCGGTTACAGAGAAAAAGAATTTGCAACATTCGGCCAAGTTTCAGTTTAAACAAGCTCAAACAACCACCAGGTTTAAAAAGTACACGCTAATCTGCTTTGATAAGATCAACCTCTAAGAGACAGCGGATGGTGCAACACCTCGGTGTAATTAATAAAGACGAAGAGTCAAAGTCAGTTTTAAACACATTATCACAAATTATCTTTTGCAACTATGTGCCTCTGGTATTGAACAAAACCCAGAGATATGCACCAACATCAGCACAAATCTACCACCACCACTGGGAAAAAAGCCCATGAgaaagatttctttttttatgacTTTGATCTGCGGTTTCATATAAAGTGTGAAATGCCAAAGGTTGTGAAAACAGCACTTACGAAATAGTTTTCATCTCTTTCTTCTCAGCATCTGGGCGAGCTCGGTTGAGTACCTTGAGGAAGTCCGAGGTCTTGGACCTCATACGAGTGTGGATGTAGGCCTAATGTGGGAGAAAACAGAgggagtaaatgtaattagttactgtacatAAGTATCTTTGTagctgagtatcaaagatattagcaacttttattctctacttgactacatttttgaataagtatccctttactccaatacatttgttataAATAATGCAGTTACTCATTACATTctgcatggcacctaacttgTTCTGCAGCAGCTTATTTCAGCTACAAAAGAAGTGATATCGCCATCTACAGGGCATTGAAGGTAATGCATTTTGTGCATTTTGCCCTTACCcacccaaacttgtcaacaaggcaACTTTATGTGAATTTGAGTGCGTTAGCGGGTAGTTGTGAATCACAAGTGTTTATCTGTTATATTGAAGAGATATTGGTTTACTTCTGCCCTTTTTGAGCATAACTaagacttgagagtttgtagacatttaagaggctgttgcgtcaaccttgatttattgcaattttgaggcgttcagttttattttgattttagaaaataaacatgtgATTActctcctaaaaaaaaaaatcaacagacgtgtttcttgttttttactggcatgtctcttaggtgttgaggactagtgcatcCTTGAGTCTACATTCAGTATGCGTAaacttaagtactgttaaaatcagacttttactcaagtcgtattGGATTTGGTGAATTGTAACTTGTAATAGAGTCATTTGTAAGGTATCAAGTATgtttttcaggtactctttacacctctgctgaTTATACATTAACATCATAGCATTTTTCTTCCTGCTGTCAAAACCACCCAGCATATTTGTTTGTATCTCACCAAACAAAGGGCTGAATGGTTGAATGGCAAGTATGCAAACTAAGAAGCCCATTACAAAGCTTTTTACAAATTCAAGGGCCTTCCTCGAGCCCTCATCAACACAAAGACTCATTGTTGGGTCGACTGAGGCATTTCTGAGGAGGGTCTCaccttggagcactttatgtGGTAGTGCAGATAGTCCCGGAAGGTGTGGATGAGGTTGATGGTGTTGTCTCTGGTGTTGGCATTGGTGTGTCGGGGGAACAGCACTGGTTggaaataatttcaaataattttagGATTTATATTTGAACTTGAATATGACATTTGAATGTAACATTTAGGTAACATGTTAACATCCCTGTTAACAtggtcgctgtttggattttaataggcaaatacttaagagtccatggatggatcattattacagtgattatgatgtttctagcatgttatacgTTTGGCAACGGTTTTTAACCCTAaatgatggagtgtgtagcttttcatttcttaaacaaccatgtaggaagacacatcatgaccatattccaggatgacaatgtcaagattcatcagggttaaaattgtgaaagaattgttgggagggagcatgaagaatcattttcacacgtgaattggcactgaccttaacctcagtgaaagtctttgggatgtgctggaggagactttacagagtgctcacctcttgcattgtcaatacaagatcttgaccaaaaattgatgcacctctcgatggaaataaatgttgatgttatttccatcaagaggtgcttcaatttttggtcaagattttgtattgacaatgcaagaggtgagcactctgtaaagtctcctccagcacatcccaaagactttcaatgaatttaaggtctggactcagaggtgccaattcatgtgtgaaaattattcttcatgctctctgaaccattctttcacaaattgAGCATGATGAATCTTgctttgtcatcctggaatatggccatgatgtgtcttcctacatggttgtttaagaaatgaaaagctacacacttcATCAGTcagggttaaaagaaccattgccaaacatataacatgctagaaacataataatcactgtaataatgatgcattcatagattcttaagtatttgcctattaaaatccaaacagcgactttgAACTATTGAGTGCATTATGAATGAAAatacaattcatttttattactgcaaaaaaaaagaaagaaaatcattctAAAAGTATTTAGACTTACACTTTGTTGGTTAATATTTGTTATTAGTTAATTTGTGAACATGAACTAAAGatgttaatttctacatttactaatacatttttaaaagaagttagttaatgcactgcAAACTAACATGAATAATCaatgaccattttttttttttttttataaactaacattaataaaggttaataaatgctgtaataaTATATTGCTCATAGTAAgttatgttaactaatgtagtgtTACCATATTTAGGCATCTAAGAGTATCTTctaaacattttgtttaaaactattctaaatataatatacaaataatatatatttattatttataaaaatatataaataagtttttatttatgtactactgcaaaaaaaaataaaaaatcattttatgtcTTAGTATTTATGTCTTAaaacaaaatcataaaaaaagaaaaagaaaaaaaaggtaaatttACTTAAGCAACACAGCATAAGACTTGGTAGGAAAACAAGTCTGAATATCTTATTTATCCTGAATATCTTAGTACATTTATCCTGTTTTAAGAATTGTTAGAAATTTCAACttcatttttgcagtgtagttgcaatttaatgagggaaaatatataaatctatGAAACCTGAAACCAGAACTGATGTGTAATCCTACATCAATCTGAGTAACTAAAAGCATTTGTTACAGAATAAAATAATCTAACATGAGGTTTGCATAGGATAACACTACAAGATTAGTATTTTCAGTTACTGCTGCAAGCTACCAGagtaaaatgaacaaataaaacagAACTAAATAAACACTGCATGTCTCCAAATACTTCCTGGTTGCATGAAAAACTGAAGTTTAGTAGCGCTGGCAAACGTTGGTGGGTTTGATAAAAGGGTGTGGTgcttttttaattcattaagaCGTTTGTGTAACCGCCATAAAGAAAGGCTGGGTGTTTGCTCTCTTGAACCAAATGCAAATAACAGCACACCTGTCACAGGTAAGCAGCAGTGCTTTGTTCTCATCACCAAAGTAAACCTAACTAAAGTCTATATTTAACTTTGTTCCAACTAGCAGTTGTGGTTGATGATAGTGTTCAACCAGTGTCTAAAATGAACACTCTCCAAGTGTCATTTGTGAGGAAAAATAACCATTCTTCTTATTCTGAGACACTACATTTATGTTTACGTGTATGTGACCTCATGGTACAAACCAAAAGTGATGTAGCCGATGTTGTCTCCCACTGTGGCGTCAGTGTCCTTCAGCTCCAGAGGAGGTTCTCTGTGACTGAACAGCACCTGAGGAGCCGTGTGACTGGCCCTCCTGCCCTCCTTAAACTCCTGAACACAGAGAGAAACAGTCATCGTTCTGTCCTGATGTCGTAGCGACTGTCAAACGTCACTGTGACAAACACAGCAGCTGTTCTAGGGTGGTTTGCAGTGCTGAAATCATTATGTGTAGGTGATTTTGTGAAGACAGTCCAATTACATTAGAAGTGCCTTTCATTTGAAAAGTATTTAATTCATTGGATTATCCCAAACATAGACATTACTACACAGCCATTCATTATTAATTTTCCATTTAAAGTGGCTaaaagtgatgtccagatgATTTTTATGACCCTAAAAAGTTTCATTAAACAatcaaattatgagaaaaattttatatatttttttaaatatttgaaattttagggagtaacaaaacactaaacttggttaaggtgtttatctgacaaaattgtTTGACAAGAAAGGCAAACCACAGCTACAGGTTTGATtttattatgcaaaaaaaaaaaaaaaagcatagcaAAACAAAAAGCACACAAAAAAGCATACATAATAACAATcggttattaatatttcattggttaTCTCTTTTTTGCCAGTgttaataattgttttataataGATAATAATAGCTTTGTAGGACTATACATTATTTGGATCATTggtaaaaagaaataaataaatctgttaaatttgaTATTGTTGCATAGAACTGAATAAAGAATAActgatatttaatattaatatattttctgtcCAATTTTAGTgtgttactttcaataaaagtgtaatcattttattttattggctTGTATTTTTCAAATTCAGTACCATTAAAATTACTGAATTTCATTAAAAGAGtctaatattaatacaattatacaaaaaaaagctattttcgGTTTCAGTCTAGAATCATTTCGGtgcattactaaaaataaataaatatatccctaaacaatatatatatatatatatatatatatatatatatatatatatatatatatatatatatatatatatatattacttcattttgttttgaatgaatttattgcttatttctttgaaataaatgccacttgcgttgttattttttatataaagcaaAAAAATTTGATTGTGGCTTATTTGTCCaaatattttttgggggggaactGCATATGTTACAGAAATGCATGTTACAGTGCTATACAATGACTCAATATGTTGAGAAATGCATACAGTACAGCTCTGAGGTCAGTTTTGAGGTCAGAGTGGCAGCATTTTGTTctgtaaatacagaaatgacAGCTTTGGTTGACGTACAGTAGTTTAACCTTGTTATTTCAATGGGAAACCATGACACAAAATAGCTGGATTGCAAAACACAGAGAGGGCATGCGTTTTGACATTTTAAGCATACAGAAACGACTGTAGGGTGAGGCAATACAGAAATGGTCAAGACTGAACCTGAGAACTATTCCAGAGAAATGGGACAAAAAGAGCGAACCTGCATGAACACTTTCCCGATGATAACATCGTCGTCATCCTTGAACACTGTGCTGAACACAACAGTTACTCGGTCTTTCTTTGCCTCAATatacctgaaaaaaaaaaaaaaaaaaaaaaaaaaaaaacccagatgAGATGTGAGCTGGATTACAAACTGTGTGCAAAACATGTTTGAAAAAAGAtactaagaatttttttttaaataaaaaaaataatatacatatgTTGTATTCATAATGGCAATAATCTAATCAGCCTTAAATCAAAATATACTCAGAAAATTGtctaataaaatttattttcagagaatatatcttaaagggatagttcacccaaaaaaaactgtcaccctcatgttgttccaaacctgtatgagtttctttcttctgttgaacacaaaagatattttaaagaatgttgaaGAACAGTTAACGGTAGCCACTGACCATCACCTGttcaacattctttaaaatatcttcttttgtgttcaacagaagaaagaaactcatacaggtttgaaacaacatgagggtgaataaatattcattcaattttcatttttgggtgaactatcaacTATCCTAATTAACCTGAATTAATTATTAACAAATTTTGGATTTAAAAGGATTTGAGTCACTTAaaatttcttcagaaaatgtaaaaatctagttaTGATTCTTTATTTGGTTATTCGTGCTGCTTTCAAGCTGTGGAGATATTTGTGATAATGTGAGAAAATatgagaaaatgtatttaaatatatattgctATTTACATTGTAACAATTTAAATTGTTCTACATGAAACATGTTACGTGCATTCAATGCATTCTACATTTTCCTCGCAGCCTAAAAATTGCACATTGAtgatatgttttattaattaaatgcaaaataaaattttgcacttttattcaattaatcagACAAATGATCACTAGATTAGTTGTTAATTGCAGCCCTACTGACGAAAGTACAAGTAGCTTACATAGACTCGTCATCCCTGTAATGGACAACAGCCCTTTTCTCTCCCTCACGACCCTCCTCCTGGAACTTGAAGTACTTCTCGAAGACAGAAGCAAAGCAGTTTCTCTTGAGAATGCCAGCCTGGTGGATCATCTCCTCTTTGTTGGGTGGAAGAGCATCCAGGTCAAAGAGCAGCGAAATGTTGTACCCTTCAGAGAGGAACAGCAACAAATCATCAAAACCAAAATTCTTTCAgtaaaaataacacaaattaaaacaGCAGCCATATGGCTTACCATCTTCTGGTGCCACGAGCAAATTTCCATAAACACGCTTCAGCAACtgaaacacaacaaacaaatttaaattcaaaaatataaaaattaaaatctcaAATCAatgactatttaaaaaaaaaacaaaaaaaaaaaaaacactgaattattcTATAAGAATTATAACAACTTCAACAAAGTCATCCCTGAAAACATTTCTCTTTTCCTTAGCCTTTCCGTAgctttttatgaatttttttttttatgatttttttttttttttgttatttttatgtttgtgacatgtacagcactttggtcagcatcagctgtttttaaatgtgctttataaataaagattgattgattgattgattgattaaatCTTGAAAGTGTATATCTTAGGCCCTACAGCTGGTTACTATTTTCCACTTTTTGGCTTAACTAgcttattaaaaaatacaaacatcaGGTCTTAAAATGTCAAATCTGCATGTGTAACAATTATAAAAGAATTAATAAGAAGCAGTTTTAATAGAGTATAGCATGCCACATTtctgtggaagcttgtttctgccactgaataaaaaacaaaaaaggtaattgtgactttttctctcgcaattctgactttttttctcacctcGCAAtatcaagttataaagtcaaaactgtgagatataaactcgtaattctgagaaaaaaagtcttcattttCCCTCaaaattggactttataactcacaattgcgagtttatctctcacatttgtgagaaaaagtcagaaatgcaagttatcttgcaattctgaggaaaaaaaaatctgaataatGATGTAAactcatggcggaaacaagcttccatacatttCAGGGCACATTAACTTCCAAAAACCTATTTCATGTCAACTAACCATGTATAAAATGACAGGCACTGGCTTGTTTTATTCCTGCCATTTTTAACATGCTTTTAGTTCTCTGTATTTTGTCACCTTTTTTAGCCTGAATATCAGTATATAGTCAAGATTCAACAAATAAAAGAGttcttggggaaaaaaaaaaaaaaaaaaaaattcatctgAATTTTGTCTCTGTGTGGATGACAAGAGCAGACAGGAAGCCGGGAGCCGTTTCTACTGGTTCCTCTATTTTGCAATGGTAATTCAATTGATTTACATTGGCAGTCCTGAATGGGGCTGGGACACACTTTGAATATTTATTTGCATTGGCAGGGAAAAGGCCACCCATCAACCTCAACTCCGTGAACCCTAAAGACCCATGATAATCCCGCCTTAAAACAATTAATTCATTTTCTCAAAGCACTGATTCAAATTCCTGCAGAAGCAACTGCACTGATCTTGAAATATGCCTTTAAATAATgaatcaatttaaaattgaaaacagCAGATCACTAAATGAACTGAACACTGGCTTAAAAAGGACAAGGAAccaatgtttctttttttacaacATGTGACTTCCTCCATCCAAAGTGAGTCATagacacttcctgtttcatCGTGAAACCACAAGCCATTTAAAACCTTACATGGTG is a window of Megalobrama amblycephala isolate DHTTF-2021 linkage group LG6, ASM1881202v1, whole genome shotgun sequence DNA encoding:
- the arpc2 gene encoding actin-related protein 2/3 complex subunit 2 — translated: MILLEINNRIIEETLSLKFDSASNGNKPEAVDVTFADFDGVLYHISNPNGDKTKVMVSISLKFFKELQEHGADELLKRVYGNLLVAPEDGYNISLLFDLDALPPNKEEMIHQAGILKRNCFASVFEKYFKFQEEGREGEKRAVVHYRDDESMYIEAKKDRVTVVFSTVFKDDDDVIIGKVFMQEFKEGRRASHTAPQVLFSHREPPLELKDTDATVGDNIGYITFVLFPRHTNANTRDNTINLIHTFRDYLHYHIKCSKAYIHTRMRSKTSDFLKVLNRARPDAEKKEMKTISGKTFSR